The nucleotide sequence CATTGGTCTTCTTCAGAGAtgagtacagtacagtacaagCCGGGGGGCCTCTTTAGCTGGTTTTACCGTATGGTAGACTAGGTATTCTGTGCAAAAAATCCAAGGCGACCATTCAAcacacaccaccacctcaAATGGCAAAACACAATACAACGCAACGCACACGGGCGCGCGCATATTGCACACATATTATTATACTGTACAGGTTGTAGTATACCCTTACACTGACACCCCCACTCTCGGCGCgcccccctccccatttGTGTACATCTGCAGCTTTCCACACACGGAGTAAGCCATCCGTCTCACTTGATGCCGCATCGCCCTGAACGTCGCATCCACGAAACCAAGGCCCGGGAATAAAAACACCAGCGAAAAAAAACTGTCGCGCGTTAGTACGTTCGTAGCCTTCCTCCGTAGTTGGAGGGGCTGTGTGAGGGGGGGAGCTAAAGGTGAAAACTAACTAGGGCGGGAAGAAGACCCTTGgggagtaaaaaaaaaatacaaggtCTCAGCCGAGGCGCAAGTTATCGGCAGAGCCATCACTTTTATCGCGCGAACCAACGGTGCCCTTCCCGCTCACCTAGTCTTGCTAGCCCAAGTGACCCAAGGTTAGCCAAAATGGCAACACACTAAAATACCCTTTTTCTGCATGCATCCGTCGCAAGTGAACTCAAAATGGAGGTATTGATTATGCGTGGCGGTGAAGGGAACAAGAAGCTGCCAAGCCAGAGTTTTGTTTGGTGGTCATTCACACATGGTCACATTCCACCAAATTTAGGGTCAAGAGTCGGGAGGGAACATCTTCAAGTGCAACGGGAGTTGCTTGTCAgatgcaaaaaagaaagggggaaaaaagaggagagacaaaaaagaTGGAAAGATTTACAGTAGCATCTGGCTCAGACTCGAAAACAAAATAATTAGGCAACGAGATAACATTACTTGGTATGGATCTACTGCACTATCAGATGCCAGGCATTGATCAAACCACCCCATAGTTATCTAAGGTACTGTAAGCTTCAAGGGAGCCTTCCACGCAAGGCGCCGAGTTTGAAAAAAAGTGTAAGAAACCCAGCAAGCTCCAATATTAACGTGTCGCACACGTCAGATCTAAGGTCGGATACAGTATGTGATTTTTCTCGttgtgttttttgttttctgtcaGTAGTTCCCACCGCTGGCCTTGACAGAAGAGAGCAATTGTATACAGTATAATGATAGTTGAGTGATGTGCGACTGGTTCAGTAGATTTTCATTTTCCCCTGGTACGTGGCGTTTGCCGTTTGCCATTCATTGTCGCCCTCTGCTCACCGAAACAATGGTTTTTGTCTCCTATCGAACCAATCCTCATAGTGATGCCTGGCTAACATCATCAACAATGAATGGTTCATTGGCAAGTTCCGTTCCCCATCCACACTTAACCCCGTTCGTCGTTAGTTCTTCTCACACCCCCTCTTTCACGGGCCGTAAAAGGCTTAGAGAGTTTTTGGAGGGACAGGGTGAGAGAAGTGAGAACACTACACTGTATGCCCCTTCTACGTCAAATCGGATTGATAcactgtgtgtgtgtgtgtgtgtgtgcgacCCTACACACCCCCAGAACCGGGGGCACGGCCGGCTCTTATGACGTAACCGCGGGGCTGATGATGCTTACCACTGACTACGCCATGTCGTTGAGAAGAGGGCTTTTTAGCTTCCCTTGACCGGACAGctatctccttttttttttgttccggCCAACGGGCGGACGACGGTCCAAGCCCCGATCAAAATGGCAACAAAAGCTACAGCACACCCTTTCTACAGTATTCGGAGGGAaccaatctttttttttttttgcgctttGGCATTTTCGTTTAACAAATCAGACAAAAGACCCTTTTTTATCTGGTTAATCGAATCAGTTCGTTACAAGTCAGGTGCAGGGCGGTACAGTTAATTACATGGCCTCGGCGTTGCATCATGCATGGGGTAGAAGGAGGTGAAGAGGTGTATGTCCCCACATGAGCTTTTCCCTCAGAAAAGATAGAATGCAACTGCCCACATCCCTTTGAAGGTTCGTTTGAAGGGGAAAGGTTCGTTTGAAGAGGGAAGAGGAGAATATGATGAATTAAAAGAAACAAGCGAAAATATATTTGTTAAATTGCAATGTAAAATGTACTATGGTGTACGTATGTTAATTTTTCCAAACCCCCACGTGCGCCCAAAGTCGGTCAAGTCTTGTATAATAAAAACCTGATATTCTGTTATGAATCCCTGCGTTGCTCAGAGCTTGAGACAGAGGGTCGGTCGGGCATCTAGACTACCTTGCTGTACCGTAGATGGGATCTCAACTTCCCAGATTTCACCGCGCGGCTGTCGCGTCTGGCCCCAAAGTGCGAGCCCACAgtgaatttctttttttccctcgttttttattttattaaaaTTGGGGTTTGGAATGAGTACTCCGTACGGAGTAGTTAGGTATTCGACAATCCCCGCATCCCAGTTAGTGATCCAGCAGGGCGTAGCGGGGCTGCCAGCCAAGTATACAACATGGTAAGCCTTGTCGCAAAGAACTTGGAAGTTGCTACTTTTTTGCTGTAGGGTGATGCTTGATGCAGACACGACATCGCTAGCCGTCCCCTGGACCGAGATTCGAGGCTTCCCAAGACCCCGGGCCGGGGACCGGGGACCGACCCGGTCTCCATCCGCTTTTCTGTCATTTGCATTATTTCCCTGTGGTATTTTCGCTTTATAGTAGATTATCACTAATACTATAGGTGGAGACTGCGGTATAATTGCACATTAATTCATTCAATTTGTTTCAATCATTCTTCCCTTTTCCCggaccgaaaaaaaaagctgacAAGGAAAGGGGACCAGGTTGTGTGCaaagataaaaaagaaaaaaaaaaagaagaagtcaTGGTACCAGCCTGTAGCGGGCAGCTCTACCGACAAAACAAAGACCTCTCACCGACTGGGTAAGAACAGAAATAGCGCATCACCCGTTTGCAGATTGACTTTCAAGCCTCGTGCCGTGGCCAATGATAGGACAGTTTCGTATGGGTGAGCAATCAAATGTGTGGTACTTATCCAAGCTATCTTTAATCTTGTCCCGGGTTCATCAATTGGGAGGTCAAGGCCGTCCCCGCGAATAACCCCCGAAAAGTCGGaggcaaaaaaagataaTGGAAACCAGCCTCCCCGAGATTTTCCCAATACAGCAAAATTCTCAGATCGACTGATCATGAGTTCCGAGTTTCGGAGGAAAAAGGTTGCCCTGACGAGGTAAATGATCTGCACAATCAACTCATAGTAAAGAAAGAGTGGTTcatcaagaaaagaaaagccaaGACGCCAGAAAATTGACAAGCAGGGGAAATATGGACAACAGACAAAGCCTTGGCAACCTTGGGGAGTTCTTGGTGCTTTGCTTTCCCCCAAGGTGaagattgaaaaaaaaagaaccaaagggacaagagagaaaagaagaaaaggggtCCGCCAAAAAAATATGAAACACGCCAAAGCCGCCCAAGATCGTCGGTGATCGTCCGACCTTGGCCATGTGCCCTTCTCTTGTTGGTTTTCCCCCGCCTGCcaaaaaatagaaaataaAGAGAGAGTGAAAATCTTTACCTATGTCGTTCGCCGAAAGGTAAGCTGGGCGTTTATGCATCCTTAACCGcaggtttgttttgtgctaagaatcttcaaaaccGCTCAGCCCAATTCGCCTGTGTTTTCCTCCATGTTAAACCTGTAAAACGGGGTGGCGGAGCttacaactttttttttttttttttttgtggatgGGAATGCCCAGAAGGTCCACAACGCAGTGGACGAGGGAGGCAGCCGAAGGTGATTGTGACTTTTTGTGAGTTgtatagaaaaaaaaagtgtcgCCAAGACCAAATACTACTCAAAAGTCATAGGTATATGCGTTAAGTGGCAATACCTCTCCAATTGGAAAGCCTATACTAGGTACGGAAAGTATTATCTGATTGTGGTACCCAATTGGCACTTATAACCGCCCTAACAAATGTGGGCGGGGCAATAGGCCAAGCTTCCTTGGTACCAAACTCGGCTCCATTCAAGCTCTGTTCAGACCAAGACTGGAGACACATCTTGTTGCTTCAAGACGTAAAACCCCCTCATTATTACTCGAGTTAGATATCGCCTAACAAATGGGAATCTCCGAAGGGCACGTGTTGCGCCACTGGTAAGAGTGGATTCTTTGTTTTTCGCCTTGCTCCATACGGTTGTGTTCGTCAAAGACCACATACACACAGCCCTTATTTGTTCGCCCGTTACCCATCACTAAAAAAACTACCCCTGTTATCCAACCATCAGGTTTATTAGCCCTTGCaagagggaagaaaaaaaaacaatattgcgcgtttttctcgcgtgTCCACGTCTGTAACATACGTAGGTATGAAGTAGGTAAGCCCGTGCAGTAATACTGTAGTGAATGACAAAGGAGCATTAACCAGTAGTAATTCTTACACCCCCAAGTTTTAAACCTTCATGTCTTGGCTGGGTGTGGTTCTCCAGCACACACTtgtgtactttttttttttgctgggtcCCCACAAAGATCCTACCCGTGGCGATCTGGGAACCGCGCCCGGGCATTGGACGATGGTTCCTTGGTTCGCCTCACCATGAGACGAGGCGAAGTAGCCTATCAAAACCTCCGAGTCGTCGTCAATTGTCATTCCCATCTTTGCGTATTGAGATAGGTGGTGGGGGGACCGGACACGGAGGaaacagacaaaaaaaaattagagagtgacaaaaagagaagagcGATACACATGGATTATggtacacacacacacacacaaacaaGCACGCAACATGTGGCGTCGATCGTAACCCACCCGGAATGTAGCCGGCGGGGGAATCATCTACGTTCGAGTTGAATTAACTCGCCCCCTTCCCGAGATCGCGCCCTTGTCGCAAAATGGTCGAAGAACGGTGCGgcaaggctttttttttttttttttttttttttttgtttgctaCTCCTCACAGCCCGCGCGCCGCTGCTTAGTACTTTTTGCAGATCATTctcgataaaaaaaaaagagatcgaCATTTTCGCCCGTCTACCACGTGCTAAAAACATATCGTCTGCAGAAAAGAGGGCTGTGATAGCGTTTTTGTTTGTGGTCACAAGCAACTTGTAGTAAAAAGATGATTGGGGGGATTGGTTTTGATCTATTCTGTCTTTTGAGAAGATCGTCAATCTCCTGCAGCTATCTAAACAAAACTAAGTAATAAGGTTGTAGGTGGTAGGCGGGTATAATGAGCATTTTTTGTTTCGGCGGTTCTCTTCAGGATTTTGCCTGCGGTGATGGTACAAGATTATTCCCAACCTCGCCGAGCGAGCGTGTAGAAtactgaaaaaaaagggacccCTTGAAATTCGGAGCCATTAGAAGTTATAAGCGAGCGCTAGTGGTTCCATCTGATCGTTGCAGCGAGAGACTGATGTACCCTATAGTGGtgggtttttttgtttgcagagaaaaaaaaacaataagaCATGAAGTGGAAACAAACTCGGACCGCGCGCGAGGAGAGCCTCTTGAACCTGGCCAAGCAGGACAGGTGGGACCCTCCTTAAAAacaagacagaaaaaaaacaaaaacgcaCCGTCGACTGGCTCTTGGCCGTCTCGGTACCCATGAACGCCTGACCCAAGTAAACCCGCAGACATAAATTGCAAACCAACAACGCCACATGAACGCCTTTTGAGAGTCCCAAGTTGCCGTCTTCTTGCAAGGCTCGTAGGGGTAGAAAACCATGGAGCTTGAGACCAGAGAAAGATAAACCGTCGGCTCAGACGAAAACTGAGTGGGTATCCGAACAACAGGAAAAATCGACAGAAAACGCGAAGAAACATCGTAACAGGGAAAGCGATTGACGGGAAGATCGCGAGCAGCTAGAGGCCGCAGGCGCATGCCAGGTGACATCCAGTCCATCTTTTTTGTACACGTGAAGACATTTTCCGACTCCTGGTCCAAGCCCGCCTTGGACAGGAAAAGAGACGCTCTGTTGGTATACACCTAGGCATCGCTTAAGCCTGTTCCCACCGTGGTAGCAGGCAGTGGTTCGAGATCGAGTTGTGGCGCGCAGGAATTCTGTGTCAACAAAATATAATAAGGGggtaaaaaataaataaagggTAAAAGTGATTAGTAGTGATAGACGTGAATTAAATGTTGTAGCGAGTGTGTAAGGCCGTGACCTATCTATACAGGGGATATTCGAAGTGCCCCCTTGCGAGAGAAAACAGTTGCAAAATTCGAAAGTCTATGTCGTTTCGGTTCGTTGTTGTCCGTGAAGTCCGGGCAACATCTTGTGGTGACCAAGGCTTGAAGGCTTAGTCAGAGTGATGGTCCTCGGAGCCAGCCTCGGACCTTGCGTCACCCTTGTGTACCTTGCGATGTCTGCGAAGATTGGAGACGACGGAAAAGTGGCGGCCGCAACCTTCGACCTCGCATTGGAAGGCTGTTGTGGGTACAAAACCGAGTCAGCGAAATGTCGGAACATAGAATTGGCAGCAACAGGGGGATGTGTATTTTGGGTACTCACGCTTTTCGCCCGTGTGGCTGTACATGTGCGTCTGGAGCGAACTTGGTCGCGTGAAGCGCTTGTCGCAGACCTTGCACTTGTGCTTCTTTTGTGAGCTGTTAGACACTTTAGAGCTGAATTGGCCCATCATAGTCGACGGTGCCGGCGGTGCATGGCTGCTCATCAGGCCCTGGGGCCTAGGGAGCGTCCTGCTAGCCAATGACTCAACGTCCGACCCTGCGGTAGAATAGTCGCTAACGCTCGAGTCAATGGATCCACCATAGTATCCGAAACCGCTAGTCGAAGAGACGCTGCTTGAGTTCGAATGCGTCGAGGGAAATCCATACGAATCGGCTGAGCTGCGAGCACGCGTCGTCGCATTGGGACCGTAGATATTACGGGGTGTCTCTTGGCTCATCGAAAGCATACCCTGGCTAGCTTCCAAGGCATCTGCAAAGCGACTCCTCTCGTCTTGGTGGATTCTATTATTGTTGCGTGCTGTTAGTAAATCACGATTGCGCACCGAGACaaggtgttttttttatcttgtcGGCTCGTCGTTCCCTCTCATTGAGATGCTCCACTCACGATTGAGAATACCTGCGCGCAGCGTGGTCTGCCTCGCTGGGAATGGCCATGCTATGTTGCATCGAGTGCGCATAGCGACCCAGGCTCTCGTAGGGTGCTTGCGAGGTGGCGACGTATGATGGGTGGATAGGTGCGGCGGTTGTGGTGTATGGGGTTTCTGCGTATCCTGTCGTAGACGGGAGGCTGTTGACCGGGGCGAGACGGCCGAGGCTAAGAAGATCTTGAGATGATGAGAGTAAGTCTTGCTGTCCTGTTGAGTGGGCGGCGAGGTGGGCCATACTGTGGGGGCTGTTGGCAGAAGACGACGGGACCGGGACGGATCCGTACGACGCCAATGAGGTTGCGCTGCCGGCGCTGCTACGGTTGACGTGCTGCGGAACCGGAGGCTGATGAGAGTGCTTCGTCAGGCTGTCGAGGCTAAGCGGGTTCGGGTTCAGACCACCCTGTGAGCTGCCAGAGTAGATACTGCTCGAGGCATTGACACCGGACGTGGGCGGCGCTGCCCATGGGTTGGTGAACTGAGGTTGATGAGGGGAGTAAGGGTCGTAGTTGAGGGAGCCGAAGCGTTGGGGGTTGCTGTCTAACGTCATCGTCATGGTGTGTGTAAGTGTGACTCGTCGAGGGTTCGTGATACCGATTTGTGTATACAGTAATAGGATGGGGCCCAGTGTCTTCGGCTTCAGGAGCGCAGAGGcggtctaggtctagatgCCAGCGAGATTGTATGCGGCAGTGGTGGTGACGATGAATAGCTCCCGGATCTAGAAGCCTTGTGGACGCTGATCAGATGCAAAAGAGCGTGAGACAAGAGATGGTCGGTTTAGTAGCGTCCTTTGGGTTGATGAAGGGCAAGGACTGGAAGGAGATCCGCGAATGTGGTCGGCGGGATCAGCGATCCTTAAGTCTTTGCAAAGGGCACCAAGACAACGGCAATATGTGGTGGATGGGTAGTATGCTGGAGTAGCGCTGCAACCCTCCGCGAGCAGGGCAGGGTTGGCCGGTTCCGGTGGATGTCACTGACTGACTGTTCCGCTTTAAAACGTTGTCGACCCTCTGTGGTCAGCGGGACAGGTGGGGACCCTTTGTGCCTTCTGACAAGCTCCAAGCAAAAACTGATCGGCAGTGAGATGTCCTATCTCGATGCCGACCTATGGTAGTAAAGGGGCGGGCCTGGGGTCCACGAAGGAAAAGAACCAGGGGTGGACCGTGGGTGATGATGGGATGTAGTAGAAGGGAAGGGTGGTGACAGAAGTGGTTGACAGGACAGAGGGGGGGACAACCAGGCTAGGGTCCTCTCTATGATTAGGGTGGGCGTGCAGCTAGTCgttgggaggttttttttattcttttttgttaACGGCAGGCCGATGTTGTGAGGTGCCGTGAGCGAAGACCAAAAGAAGCAGGAGATCTGCAAAGGCGGTCTGCCTACTGATTCTCGAGGCTTGATTTGAGTGATACGAGGGTGCTGGGGAAAAGGAGCGACGGACGAAAATGGGTTGTGGTGATGCGAGTGCGTGGAGCCGTTGTTATGATGATGCTGATGGAGTGATGTTAATGGGCATGGATATGCCACGAGATATGTCCATTTAACTCGGCGCTGATCCGTTTCACAAGAGGTGCTATTTTCTTGTTGTAGACCCAGTCTACCAAATTGGTGGTGCTGTCAGGATAAACGCTGGCCAAGGCGAAGCAAGCAACGGCTGGCTGCTTTCGGGGACGGTGCAGTCGATGTACCGGTTTGTTAAGAGTTGATGAGTGGATAGCATAAGCGTATCCCGTACCAGGGAGGAAAAAGATAGTTGTGGAGTTGCAGACCGACGACCTTGCTCGTGGATGCCGCGAAGATGCTTGTAGGCTGATGCGGACAAGATGGAAGAAGGGCGATCAAGGTTTTGCGGTCCGCCCGTTTCGTCTCGTCTATTCTACCCAAGTTCTTGTCCCGTTGGGATGGGATGAAAGCTTCAAGCCCTGCT is from Pyricularia oryzae 70-15 chromosome 2, whole genome shotgun sequence and encodes:
- a CDS encoding C2H2 finger domain-containing protein FlbC; amino-acid sequence: MTMTLDSNPQRFGSLNYDPYSPHQPQFTNPWAAPPTSGVNASSSIYSGSSQGGLNPNPLSLDSLTKHSHQPPVPQHVNRSSAGSATSLASYGSVPVPSSSANSPHNLLSLGRLAPVNSLPSTTGYAETPYTTTAAPIHPSYVATSQAPYESLGRYAHSMQHSMAIPSEADHAARRYSQSIHQDERSRFADALEASQGMLSMSQETPRNIYGPNATTRARSSADSYGFPSTHSNSSSVSSTSGFGYYGGSIDSSVSDYSTAGSDVESLASRTLPRPQGLMSSHAPPAPSTMMGQFSSKVSNSSQKKHKCKVCDKRFTRPSSLQTHMYSHTGEKPFQCEVEGCGRHFSVVSNLRRHRKVHKGDARSEAGSEDHHSD